A window from Solanum stenotomum isolate F172 chromosome 5, ASM1918654v1, whole genome shotgun sequence encodes these proteins:
- the LOC125865904 gene encoding protein RADIALIS-like 1, which produces MSSMSSQHGSSGSWTDKQNKAFEKALAVYDKETRDRWSNVAKAVGGKTAEEVKRHYEILLRDIFFIDHGMVPFPKYKTTGGTTSD; this is translated from the coding sequence ATGAGTTCAATGTCATCTCAACACGGTTCTTCAGGATCATGGACCGATAAACAAAACAAGGCGTTTGAGAAGGCATTGGCTGTGTATGACAAGGAAACTCGCGATCGTTGGTCCAATGTTGCTAAAGCAGTTGGAGGCAAGACTGCTGAAGAAGTGAAACGACACTATGAAATCCTTTTAagggatattttttttattgaccaTGGTATGGTGCCCTTCCCCAAATACAAAACTACTGGAGGAACCACCTCTGACTAA